A window of Calditerrivibrio sp. genomic DNA:
GAGAGGATGAGATATACCCTGACTTATCCCAACTTAGAGGTGAAGAACTCCTTTTTGAGGCTTTTATATAAGAGTTTTTCAAAGGATGAAAATGTTTATACGAAGATATATGACATGTTATCAGTAGGTGATCTGGATGGATTTATCTCTGTTGTTAGCTCAATATTTGCCTCAATACCTTATGATGATGGGATGAGGCTTAATGAGGGTAGTTTTCACACGTTATTTTATCTTATGGTATCAGCTGGAGGTTTACCAGCGAGGAGTCAGGTGCTCAACTACAGTGGCAGGATAGATATGGTGTTGGAGATGAGGGATAAGGTATATATCTTTGAGTTTAAGTGTAATCAGAGTGCAGAGGTTGCTTTAAACCAGATTAAAGAAAGAGACTACTATAGGCAATACCTACAGACTGGT
This region includes:
- a CDS encoding PD-(D/E)XK nuclease domain-containing protein, whose translation is ERMRYTLTYPNLEVKNSFLRLLYKSFSKDENVYTKIYDMLSVGDLDGFISVVSSIFASIPYDDGMRLNEGSFHTLFYLMVSAGGLPARSQVLNYSGRIDMVLEMRDKVYIFEFKCNQSAEVALNQIKERDYYRQYLQTGKKIYALGINFDKSGRNISEYKQEILN